The nucleotide sequence TGATAATGGAACGATAGAAGCATACCAGGGAGCCGATCTGAGCGGACTCTGTGACATATTGGAATCAAGGGAGAATTAAGAAATGTTGAAAGTAGCAGTAGCAAGTGAGAACAAGAACGTATGTGGCCATTTCGGGCACTGTGAGAGCTTTGAGGTCTTTGAGACGGACAATGATAAAATTCTCAAGCACGAAAGTTTGCCGAATCCTGGACACCGTCCTGGTTTCTTGCCCAACTACCTCCATGAACTGGGTGTAAACACCATCATCAGTGGTGGAATGGGTGGTGGTGCTGTGGATATCTTCAATGGACACAACATCGAGGTCATTGTTGGGGCTACTGGCTCCAGCGAGGCAGTTGTGAAGGAGTATCTCGCAGGCAACCTTACCTCCACAGGAAGTGTATGTCATGAGCATGCCCATCATGATGAGTGTGGTGAATAAACAGCGATAATCCGGAATCACATGTATCAACCCTGTCTTATTGAGGCAGGGTTTCCTTTTTTCTTACCCTCCTTGTAATTCATCCCTTATTTCTTCATACTTCTGCTTCTACCAAACAATTTCAGGAGTTTTTGCATGAAGCAAGCAAAGAATACCGCAATTGGTATTCAGCAACGTTCGTATATTTCACGTCTTCCTTTCTATTATGGGTGGGTCATTCTCATAGCAGGGGCAATAGGAGTTCTGGCAAGCATCCCCGGCCAGACCATGGGTGTTTCTGTATTCACCGACCATCTTATCACCTCTCTGAATATATCCCGGGTCGGTATCTCCTCTGCTTATATGGTAGGAACACTGGGAAGCAGTCTTATTATCAGCTATGCCGGAGTGCTCTTCGACCGCTATGGAGCCAGACCTGTTGCTGCAGTTGCAGCGTTCTTTTTAAGTCTGTTTCTTCTGTTGCTTGTTTTCTCCACCAACATTACATCCCTACTCGCTTCATTCGGAATTCCTACATCAATCGCTGCCTTTGCAGTAATTGGATTTGGATTCTTTGGCATTAGGTTCTTTGGACAGGGAGTTTTGACATTGGTCAGTCGTGGCATGGTAGCAAAATGGTTCAGTACCCATAGAGGGCTTGCAACCGGCTTGATGGGGCTCACCACTTCCTTTGCGTTTTCCTATGCACCACAACCCCTGCAACGATTGATATCCCAATTCGGTTGGCGCTCTGCGCTGGGGACTCTCTCAGTTATGCTTATGTTCCTATTTCTCCCCATTATCCTCACATTCTTTAGGAGCGACCCTGAATCATGTGGTCTGGAAATGGAGAGGGGTTTACCAAAACCAAAGAAGAACCGTTCAGCGCGTAGTGAGGATGCCCATGTCGCACTGGATCTCAAGGATGCAAGAAGACACGCTGCATACTGGGTTATCCTCCTCTCCCTGGGTTATTGGTCCCTGTTCAATACTGCATTCACTTTCCACATCGTATCCATCTATGGAGAATTTGGCATTGAGGCAAGCCAGGCAGTCAAGATATTCCTCCCCATTTCTGTAATCTCGGTGATTTCTCGATTCCTTGGAAGTTACCTCAGTGACCGGATAGCCATCAAATACTTGTATATCGTATATGGTATCTCACTTATCATCGCCTCCTTATCCATGATGATGCTCCACACCATTACAGGAACTGTACTGGTTATCATCGGATACGGAATCGGAACAGGGCTATTTGGTATGCTCAATATTGTAACCTGGCCAAAACTCTATGGAAGGAAACACCTTGGAGCAGTGAGTGGCTTTGCTATGTCGATTATCGTTGCAGGAAGTGCAATCGGTCCCTGGGCCTTCAGCCTCGTGTACCGTTTCACTCACTCCTATCAGGGAACTGGGATTATTGGCCTTGCCGTCTCTTCCTTCATCATGCTTGCAATTTTCTTCATTCCCTTCTCAACTGAAAAGAAATCATAAGGAACAACCCATGAATCAAGAAGATATTGAGCGAATAAAAGGGATTATTACTGCCTTGCTCGCCCAGTTGAATCACCATGCAGCATTTCTTGATGAAGAGACCCAAGCCATCGCTCCATCGTGCAGCCTTGGGCGGGTAACGAGAATGGAAGCCATCGGAGAACAAGCGATCAATGCACATGCCCAGTCCCTGAACCAGAGGCGGATCATTGGGCTTGATAATGCATTGCAAAGGATAGAAAAGGGAAATTACGGTACCTGTATCCGGTGCCAAGGAGAGATACCCTTCGGGAGACTGGAATTGGTACCTGAAGCACTGCTCTGTGTACAGTGTGCCGAGAAGAAACGCCGTTAAATCAGGAAAATACGTACATTTTCCGTTTGGTCTCTTTCCACTGTATAGGAACAGAACCTTAGGTTGTTCTCAATTGCAATATTGGTACATGCCTCGTATCCTGACTTAATCAGGGAAGGATTGTGTGCATCACTGTTGGTCACCACCTGGAGCGGGTACTCGCTTGCAATTTCCCAGAAGGGGGAGAGTGGATACGGATGGCGCCAACCATCATCAAGCTGGACCTTTCGCTTTCTCATTCCATTCGCGTTGATCTCCAAGGCTACATTGTTGGCTACAGCACACTCAATAATTGCCCTGCTGCACGCCTCGGCCTCTGCATCCCACTGGTGGTAGTAGTACCCAAACAAGTCAGGATGAGCACCAAACATGAACAAGCCTGAGGAGAGCAAGGCGCAGTACATATCCGTATAGGTGGCAAGATCCTTCTTGGAAAGCTGATTCCAGAACACCGAATACTCATGATTAAGGTCTGTTGAGAGGTCATGGATGGCGCCAATGAGGTAGTCCACCCTTTCAGCCACCTCCCTATAGTACCCTTGATACTCAGGAAGATAATCACACTCATAACCGGTAAGAACAGAAAGCCCCTCAGGAGCAGTCTTTTTCGCCATCTGGCAGTCATGCTCATATGACTCAATCTGAGAGTAGTCCATTCGGCTGCGATGCCACCTGTCATCAGGTACCGGGCAGTGCTCACTCATGCCGAGCAGGGCGAGTCCATGCTCATTTGCAGCTTGGACATATTCTGCAATGGTGCCACTGCCGTGGCCACAATAAAAACTATGGGTATGGAGGTTTACCACCTCTTGGGGATATTCTTTATTTTGCATCACTCTTTGTCTGTAAGTATCAGAAATATAGGAGGTTTGTGCAACACCCTCTAGCTACAGGTGGGACTATGCTAGAGCAGGCCCCTGTACCTTACCTCTTTTTAAAAATAATACAATTTTACTGAGTTGTTTTCTTGTATTCTGGAAAACAATCAATGAGAATACATAGATATGTTGTTACTGATAAAGATAGTAGGGATAGTTGTCATACTGGTTTTGGCTGTTGTATTGGTAGTGTTTGCAGGGTGTTTCATCAATCATAGACTTCAATTAAAAAAAGAAATAGAAGCATTTCCTCCTCCTGGGACATTGATACCTGTTGCCGGTGTCACCCTGCATCTGTATGCCCAAGGAGATGCAGATACCACCTTGGTATTTTTGGCCGGCCATGGAACCAGTTGCCCTACATTGGATTTCAAGCCTTTATGGTCCCAATTGGTTGATGCTTTTACCATTGTTGTAGTGGAGCGATCAGGCTATGGATGGAGCCCGACATCAAAGTCTCCCCGGGATATTGATACAGTACTCGAGCAGAGTCGAACTGCCTTGCAGCTTGCCGGCCACACTGCACCGTATGTTTTGATCCCTCATTCCATGAGCGGACTTGAAGCGATTCATTGGGCACAGAAATACCCTGATGAAGTACAAGCAATAATCGGTCTGGACCCCAGTACACCAAAGGCATTTCATACACTTCCTGGAGCACAGAAGTCACAACTGACTGCTCTTCAGTTCCTCTCAGTCATCGGGCTCACTCGCTTCATACCTAAGGCTGACATACAGAGTTACCTACCACTTTTTGCTTCCAAGGCCCTCTCTGACGATGAAAAGGCGAACTATCGGGCAATGTTCTACCGAAGTACTGTTACCTCCGACATGATCCGTGAAGCAGAAGCAGTTGGAGAAAATTCAGAGATTGTAGATCAAATAGGAGTACCGATTGAAACACCTATGCATTTCTTTCTTTCAGAAAAACAGGACCGTATAGCCCCAGGTTGGATAAAGGTGGCAACCACCTATCTGTCCTCCGTGACAGAAAGTTCGTATACGATTCTTCCTACCGACCACTATGTCCACCATGAAGAAGCTGATCTCATCGCTTCCGAGATTCTGGATTTTCTCAAACAACTGTAGCTATCAGACTTCAAGAAAAGCAGTGTTAATTTCATTCAATATCAAGAATTCAAAAAAATATTCATCTTTACCGATTTTTTGCATGCCAAGTGATTGACTCAACCGGAGAAATACCTAATCATGGGGCTGAATTTTAAAGGAGGCTGCCATGCAAAGGCGTAGTTTGTCACCGATCCAGGGAATGGCGTATGCTGACCTGGACGGGTAGTTATCTTTTCTTTCAGGAGGTTTAGCCATGAGCAGACCTACCACCAAGCATGTTATCATCATTTTGCTGACCGTCTTCAGCATGATCGCCCTTCTCGGTTGCCAGAAGTCCGAAACGAATGATTCAAAGAGCAGCAGTAAAAAGCTCTATGTCTACAACTGGTCTTACTATACTCCCGATTCAGTTATCGCCTCGTTTGAAGAGGAATTCGGTGTAGATGTAATTCTCGATTACTTTGCATCCAATGAAGAGATGTTCACCAAGCTTATGGCTTCCTCAGGTGCTGGCTATGATGTCATATTCCCCAGTGGGGATTATGTCTCCATCATGAAAAATCTCGATATGCTGGAAAAAATTGACACCACAAAGATGGACAACCTGCAATACATCTCCCCGCTCGCCTTGGAAAAGGCTACCTATGACCCTGAAATGGAATACTCGGTTCCCTACTACCTTGGTGCCAGTGGCATTGCCGTCAACAAGGAGATGGTCAGCGATTATGAGAAGAGCTGGAACATCTTTGCTGATGAGCGCTACAAGGACCGCATGGTGATGATGGATGATATGCGTGAGGTCATTGGTGATGCACTTGCCTACCTGGGGTATTCAGTCAACACCACAAACCCCGCCGAGCTCGAGGAAGCACGGAGACTGATCAACACCGAGTGGAAACCCAATTTGGTCAAATTCGATGCAGAAGGGTTTGCGAAGGGCTTCGCCAGCGGTGAGTACTGGATCGCACATGGCTACGCAGAGGCAATCTTTGAGGAGCTTCAGGAATCTCAATGGGACAATGTGGACTTCTTCCTTCCCTCTGATGGTGGACCGATGTATATTGACTCGATGTGTATCCCCAAGGGTGCCAGGAACTATGACCTTGCCCTTGAGTTCATCAACTATATCCACAAGCCGGAGAACTATGCACAGTTCCTTGACCGTTTCCACTTCCCTTCCTCGGTGAACATGGAAGCCGATCAGTATCGAACGACCACCCCGTTCTATACAGTCGATATGCTCACATCCTATGAGTTGAAGGATGACCTAGGAGCAAGTTTGGAGATGTACAATAAGGCATGGGAAAGCATCCGTTATGTTGATTGACCTACTCTCTCCTTAGAGGGTACAGTCATGGGTAAGCGGAGGTCTCTATGCAAAGCTTTACCCATGACACCTATATTTCACCTTTTTCTTGGCGCTATGCAAGCGAGGAAATGCGAACCATATTCAGTGAGGAGCACAAGAGAAAGCTCCTTAGGAGGGTTTGGGTTGCCCTTGCAAGCGCCCAAGCAGAAGCTGGTCTGGTAAAAGCGGGACAGCTCTCTGAGTTGATCGCCCACCAGGAAGACATAGACATCCTTCGAGCCAGCGAGATTGAGGCTGAGATTCACCATGACCTGATGGCGGAGATCAAGACCTTCGCAGAACAATGCCCCAATGCTGGCTCAATCATTCATCTTGGGGCAACCAGCATGGACATCCTGGACAACATGGATGCGATGCGCCTGAAGCAAGCCCTGACCTTGATCATCGAAAAAACCAAAATGCTGCTCGCCCTCTTCGTAGAGAAGATGGAGACCTATGCAGATACCCCTTGCATGGCATTTACCCATATCCAACCCGCCGAACCCACCACGGTAGGATATCGTCTTGCCCAGACTGCCCAG is from uncultured Sphaerochaeta sp. and encodes:
- a CDS encoding extracellular solute-binding protein — translated: MSRPTTKHVIIILLTVFSMIALLGCQKSETNDSKSSSKKLYVYNWSYYTPDSVIASFEEEFGVDVILDYFASNEEMFTKLMASSGAGYDVIFPSGDYVSIMKNLDMLEKIDTTKMDNLQYISPLALEKATYDPEMEYSVPYYLGASGIAVNKEMVSDYEKSWNIFADERYKDRMVMMDDMREVIGDALAYLGYSVNTTNPAELEEARRLINTEWKPNLVKFDAEGFAKGFASGEYWIAHGYAEAIFEELQESQWDNVDFFLPSDGGPMYIDSMCIPKGARNYDLALEFINYIHKPENYAQFLDRFHFPSSVNMEADQYRTTTPFYTVDMLTSYELKDDLGASLEMYNKAWESIRYVD
- a CDS encoding histidinol-phosphatase; amino-acid sequence: MQNKEYPQEVVNLHTHSFYCGHGSGTIAEYVQAANEHGLALLGMSEHCPVPDDRWHRSRMDYSQIESYEHDCQMAKKTAPEGLSVLTGYECDYLPEYQGYYREVAERVDYLIGAIHDLSTDLNHEYSVFWNQLSKKDLATYTDMYCALLSSGLFMFGAHPDLFGYYYHQWDAEAEACSRAIIECAVANNVALEINANGMRKRKVQLDDGWRHPYPLSPFWEIASEYPLQVVTNSDAHNPSLIKSGYEACTNIAIENNLRFCSYTVERDQTENVRIFLI
- a CDS encoding NifB/NifX family molybdenum-iron cluster-binding protein, giving the protein MLKVAVASENKNVCGHFGHCESFEVFETDNDKILKHESLPNPGHRPGFLPNYLHELGVNTIISGGMGGGAVDIFNGHNIEVIVGATGSSEAVVKEYLAGNLTSTGSVCHEHAHHDECGE
- a CDS encoding MFS transporter, which codes for MKQAKNTAIGIQQRSYISRLPFYYGWVILIAGAIGVLASIPGQTMGVSVFTDHLITSLNISRVGISSAYMVGTLGSSLIISYAGVLFDRYGARPVAAVAAFFLSLFLLLLVFSTNITSLLASFGIPTSIAAFAVIGFGFFGIRFFGQGVLTLVSRGMVAKWFSTHRGLATGLMGLTTSFAFSYAPQPLQRLISQFGWRSALGTLSVMLMFLFLPIILTFFRSDPESCGLEMERGLPKPKKNRSARSEDAHVALDLKDARRHAAYWVILLSLGYWSLFNTAFTFHIVSIYGEFGIEASQAVKIFLPISVISVISRFLGSYLSDRIAIKYLYIVYGISLIIASLSMMMLHTITGTVLVIIGYGIGTGLFGMLNIVTWPKLYGRKHLGAVSGFAMSIIVAGSAIGPWAFSLVYRFTHSYQGTGIIGLAVSSFIMLAIFFIPFSTEKKS
- a CDS encoding TraR/DksA C4-type zinc finger protein encodes the protein MNQEDIERIKGIITALLAQLNHHAAFLDEETQAIAPSCSLGRVTRMEAIGEQAINAHAQSLNQRRIIGLDNALQRIEKGNYGTCIRCQGEIPFGRLELVPEALLCVQCAEKKRR
- a CDS encoding alpha/beta hydrolase; this encodes MLLLIKIVGIVVILVLAVVLVVFAGCFINHRLQLKKEIEAFPPPGTLIPVAGVTLHLYAQGDADTTLVFLAGHGTSCPTLDFKPLWSQLVDAFTIVVVERSGYGWSPTSKSPRDIDTVLEQSRTALQLAGHTAPYVLIPHSMSGLEAIHWAQKYPDEVQAIIGLDPSTPKAFHTLPGAQKSQLTALQFLSVIGLTRFIPKADIQSYLPLFASKALSDDEKANYRAMFYRSTVTSDMIREAEAVGENSEIVDQIGVPIETPMHFFLSEKQDRIAPGWIKVATTYLSSVTESSYTILPTDHYVHHEEADLIASEILDFLKQL